The Edaphobacter sp. 12200R-103 genome contains a region encoding:
- a CDS encoding ABC transporter ATP-binding protein, with product MAEQIIEIEQLTKVFYTDEIETHALSGVHLQIGRGEYVAMSGPSGCGKSTLLSIIGLLDTPTAGRYQLNGKEVANLDFADRSRIRNQEIGFIFQSFNLIGDLSVAENVELPLTYRTGMPAAERKKRVQESLERVNMAHRMRHYPAQLSGGQQQRVAVARALAGSPSILLADEPTGNLDSKNGEAVMKLLKELHDEGATICMVTHDPRFAAHAERQIHLFDGKVVAEGELSQLMAEA from the coding sequence ATGGCGGAACAGATTATCGAGATCGAGCAGCTGACGAAGGTCTTTTATACCGACGAGATTGAGACGCATGCGCTTTCGGGCGTGCACCTGCAGATTGGGCGTGGCGAGTATGTCGCGATGTCAGGGCCGTCGGGCTGCGGCAAGTCGACACTGCTGTCGATCATCGGCCTGCTGGATACGCCGACTGCGGGACGGTATCAGCTGAATGGCAAAGAGGTCGCGAATCTCGACTTTGCCGATCGCTCACGCATTCGCAACCAGGAGATCGGATTCATCTTCCAGAGCTTCAACCTGATTGGCGATTTGAGCGTTGCTGAAAATGTCGAGCTGCCGCTGACATATCGCACCGGTATGCCGGCAGCAGAGCGCAAGAAGAGAGTGCAGGAGTCGCTGGAGCGCGTGAACATGGCGCATCGCATGCGGCATTATCCGGCACAGCTCTCCGGCGGTCAGCAGCAGCGCGTTGCGGTTGCTAGAGCGCTGGCGGGTTCGCCATCGATTCTGCTGGCCGATGAGCCTACCGGAAACCTGGATTCGAAGAACGGCGAGGCTGTGATGAAGCTGCTGAAAGAGCTGCACGACGAGGGCGCGACGATCTGCATGGTGACACATGATCCGCGGTTTGCGGCGCATGCGGAGAGGCAGATTCACCTGTTCGACGGCAAGGTTGTTGCAGAGGGAGAGCTGAGCCAGCTAATGGCGGAGGCATAG
- a CDS encoding efflux RND transporter periplasmic adaptor subunit, whose amino-acid sequence MDIQRPDIKRKKIRRQWIVGGIGLVVLGVAAFAVSRLKPAAPTVDRATVWTDTVKQGPLLRQVRGPGSLVPREDRIRLIPAETEATVVRIRVLPGAKVEPNTVLMDLVDPTLQQELLDAQLQLKAAQTDLMNVKAKLDSDLMTQKAGAATVQADYNQAKLQAQTDKSLYELGVISGLTYNASKGKADELTTRDSIEKQRLTVNERAIATQVAVQQTKVEQAEALLALKQRQQDALSVKAGISGVLVDLPHQVGEHVAPGTTLAKVVQPDQLKASLKIAETQARDIQIGQPSEIDTHNGVIEGKVMRIDPAVVNGTVTVDVELAGTLPQGARPDLSVDGTIDLDRMANVLYVGRPAFGNENSTISLFKLSPDGKTAVRVPVKVGKASVNAIQVLEGLQAGDTVILSDMSRWDNTDRIRLE is encoded by the coding sequence ATGGACATCCAGAGACCTGATATCAAGCGGAAGAAGATTCGACGCCAGTGGATCGTTGGCGGAATCGGCTTAGTTGTGCTGGGAGTGGCGGCCTTCGCCGTCTCGCGGCTCAAGCCAGCAGCTCCCACGGTAGATCGCGCAACGGTGTGGACCGATACGGTCAAGCAAGGGCCCCTGCTGCGACAGGTTCGCGGACCTGGTTCTCTTGTTCCCCGTGAAGATCGTATTCGTCTGATTCCCGCTGAAACCGAGGCGACGGTCGTTCGCATCCGCGTGTTGCCAGGCGCTAAAGTCGAGCCGAACACCGTGCTCATGGACCTGGTGGATCCCACGCTGCAGCAGGAGTTGCTGGATGCGCAGCTTCAGCTGAAGGCGGCGCAGACCGATCTGATGAATGTGAAGGCGAAGCTGGACAGTGACCTGATGACCCAGAAGGCCGGGGCCGCCACCGTCCAGGCGGACTATAACCAGGCGAAGCTGCAGGCGCAGACGGATAAGTCGCTCTACGAGCTTGGCGTGATCAGCGGACTGACCTACAACGCCTCGAAGGGCAAGGCGGACGAGTTGACGACCCGCGACTCCATTGAGAAACAACGCCTGACGGTCAATGAGAGGGCGATTGCGACGCAAGTTGCAGTGCAGCAGACCAAGGTGGAGCAGGCGGAGGCTCTGCTGGCGTTGAAGCAGAGGCAGCAGGATGCTTTGAGCGTGAAGGCCGGTATCAGCGGTGTTCTGGTCGATCTTCCGCATCAGGTGGGTGAGCATGTGGCACCGGGAACCACTCTCGCGAAGGTGGTCCAGCCAGACCAGTTGAAGGCGAGCCTGAAGATTGCGGAGACGCAGGCAAGGGATATCCAGATCGGCCAGCCATCGGAGATCGACACGCATAACGGCGTCATCGAGGGCAAGGTGATGCGAATTGATCCCGCGGTTGTGAACGGAACCGTGACGGTTGACGTAGAACTGGCAGGTACTTTGCCGCAGGGAGCGCGGCCCGACCTGAGTGTGGACGGGACGATCGACCTGGATCGCATGGCGAACGTGCTGTACGTAGGCCGGCCCGCATTTGGAAATGAAAACAGCACCATCAGCCTGTTCAAGCTGAGCCCGGATGGCAAGACGGCAGTAAGGGTCCCCGTGAAGGTCGGGAAGGCTTCAGTCAATGCAATTCAGGTGCTGGAAGGGTTGCAGGCAGGAGACACGGTCATTCTGTCGGACATGAGCCGATGGGACAACACAGACAGGATTCGCCTGGAGTAA
- a CDS encoding IclR family transcriptional regulator, which produces MRSAAPRTVTGKPEGKRYYPTPALEKGLDILELFAANPEGMTVSEVARRLNRTMSEIFRMLLCLEYRGYIAQSASKDRYHLTLRLFRLGQEHPPTKRMVMEATPVMHQLAHELRQSCHLGVLDGAHVVILAQVDSPESTGFYVKVGSKVDLMHAATGHVILAHQSQDSCERAIQEWMRETGKKKPADLDEHLEKIRGRGYERRASYEVTGVMNISFPVLNSQGNAIAGLTVPYVKRIEDTVGVPEVVEVLQKASQQISEAMGAVTEESNLTPVEAPPQKKPRSRRSS; this is translated from the coding sequence ATGCGATCCGCTGCACCTCGTACCGTAACTGGAAAACCAGAGGGAAAACGCTACTATCCGACGCCAGCCCTGGAGAAGGGACTGGACATCCTCGAGCTGTTCGCAGCGAATCCCGAGGGCATGACGGTGAGCGAAGTAGCGCGCCGTCTGAACCGCACCATGTCAGAGATCTTCAGGATGCTGCTGTGCCTGGAGTATCGCGGGTACATTGCCCAGTCGGCCAGCAAGGACCGATATCACCTGACCCTTCGCCTCTTCCGGCTGGGGCAGGAGCATCCGCCGACAAAACGAATGGTGATGGAGGCAACCCCTGTCATGCACCAGTTGGCGCACGAGCTTCGTCAGTCGTGCCATCTCGGAGTTCTCGACGGGGCCCATGTCGTCATCCTGGCCCAGGTCGATTCACCAGAGTCCACGGGTTTCTATGTCAAAGTCGGGTCCAAGGTAGACCTGATGCATGCTGCAACAGGGCACGTCATCCTGGCTCACCAGTCCCAGGATTCATGTGAGCGGGCGATCCAGGAATGGATGCGGGAGACGGGAAAGAAAAAACCTGCCGACCTGGATGAGCATCTGGAGAAGATTCGCGGCCGGGGCTATGAGCGCCGGGCGAGCTACGAGGTTACCGGGGTGATGAACATCAGCTTTCCGGTTCTGAACTCACAGGGCAATGCCATCGCAGGCCTGACGGTCCCCTATGTGAAACGCATCGAAGATACTGTGGGTGTTCCCGAGGTTGTGGAAGTCCTGCAGAAGGCAAGCCAGCAGATCTCCGAAGCCATGGGAGCTGTCACTGAGGAGAGCAACCTGACTCCAGTGGAAGCCCCACCACAGAAGAAACCGCGATCCAGAAGATCATCCTGA
- a CDS encoding ComEC/Rec2 family competence protein, whose translation MRWQHGRLFVLLLWFGAFCWGQNHKGVGGKLKVYFTDVEGGQATLFVTPAGQSLLVDTGWGGNDGRDQERIASVMKDAAVTKLDYVLITHYHEDHVGGFPALLEKVPVGAVIDHGPNRELDPAGQQRYAAYEKAIESKKLRRLQVKPGDILPIVGMKAVVVSSDGNLIRRPLEKGGAANPFCKGAETKPADTTENARSVGIEITFGKFKLLDLGDLTWDKEMELVCPVNKLGRVDAYVVSHHGWDHSSSPAMIDALGARVAVMENGARKGGSASVLDTVAEAPGIETMWQLHFSEEGGTAHNAEEQYIANLEGPDEGHFLELVSPGDGSFDVFNSRTGATKHYAAAESAAH comes from the coding sequence ATGAGATGGCAGCACGGACGTTTATTTGTACTACTGCTGTGGTTTGGAGCCTTCTGCTGGGGCCAGAATCATAAGGGCGTTGGCGGAAAGCTGAAAGTTTACTTTACGGATGTCGAGGGTGGCCAGGCGACGCTCTTTGTCACGCCTGCGGGACAGTCACTGCTGGTCGACACCGGCTGGGGAGGCAACGATGGCCGGGACCAGGAAAGGATCGCCAGCGTCATGAAGGACGCAGCGGTCACGAAACTGGACTACGTCCTGATCACCCATTACCACGAGGATCACGTCGGCGGATTTCCTGCACTTCTTGAGAAGGTTCCCGTTGGGGCAGTGATTGACCATGGACCCAACCGGGAGCTGGATCCTGCAGGCCAACAACGATATGCCGCGTACGAGAAGGCCATCGAATCTAAAAAGCTGAGAAGGCTGCAGGTGAAGCCTGGAGATATTCTTCCCATCGTGGGGATGAAGGCAGTCGTGGTCAGCTCGGACGGCAACCTGATCCGACGGCCTTTGGAGAAGGGTGGGGCGGCAAACCCGTTCTGCAAAGGGGCAGAGACCAAGCCTGCCGATACAACGGAAAACGCGCGGTCGGTAGGCATTGAGATCACTTTCGGCAAGTTCAAGCTGCTGGACCTGGGGGATTTGACCTGGGATAAAGAGATGGAGCTGGTGTGCCCAGTCAATAAACTGGGACGAGTGGACGCTTATGTCGTCTCGCATCACGGATGGGACCACAGCTCGAGCCCGGCGATGATAGACGCCCTGGGAGCCCGGGTTGCGGTAATGGAAAACGGAGCCAGGAAAGGCGGCTCAGCCTCGGTGCTGGATACGGTCGCCGAAGCACCGGGAATTGAAACGATGTGGCAGCTTCACTTTTCCGAGGAGGGAGGGACGGCGCACAATGCCGAGGAACAGTACATCGCCAACCTGGAAGGCCCGGACGAAGGCCACTTTCTCGAACTGGTGAGCCCCGGAGACGGGAGCTTCGATGTATTCAACTCCCGGACGGGGGCGACAAAGCACTATGCGGCTGCTGAGTCCGCGGCCCATTAG